A single genomic interval of Eurosta solidaginis isolate ZX-2024a chromosome 3, ASM4086904v1, whole genome shotgun sequence harbors:
- the Gar1 gene encoding probable H/ACA ribonucleoprotein complex subunit 1, protein MSFNRSGRGGGFGGGRGGGGGRSGGGYGGGGGGGGGRSGGGGGGGGRGGGRGGGNRFSGGGRGFDQGPPERVISLGSYSYPCEDDLVCKVEIEDVPYFNAPIYLENKEQIGKIDEIFGTIRDYYVTVKLMENMNAKTFKLQQKLFIDPAKLLPIARFLPKPPQKKGAKKIGGGRGGGGGGFGRGGRGRSGGGGGGGFRGSGGGGRSGFGGGGGGGGGRSGGGGGGGFRRNGGGGGGGGRGGGSRW, encoded by the exons ATGTCATTTAATCGAAGTGGCCGTGGTGGTG GCTTTGGAGGAGGTCGTGGCGGCGGAGGCGGTCGTAGTGGTGGTGGTTATGGTGGTGGTGGCGGTGGCGGTGGTGGCCGCAGTGGtggtggcggcggcggcggcggtcgTGGTGGTGGTCGAGGAGGCGGTAACCGTTTTAGTGGTGGAGGACGTGGTTTTGACCAAGGACCACCAGAAAGAGTTATTTCTTTAGGATCATACAGCTACCCTTGTGAAGATGATCTTGTTTGTAAGGTTGAAATTGAGGATGTTCCTTATTTCAATGCACCAATATATTTAGAAAATAAGGAACAAATTGGGAAAATTGACGAAATCTTCGGCACAATACGAGATTATTATGTGACAGTAAAGCTAATGGAGAATATGAATGCAAAAACGTTCAAACTACAGCAAAAATTGTTTATAGATCCAGCGAAATTGCTACCCATAGCAAGATTCCTACCTAAACCTCCACAGAAAAAAGGTGCTAAAAAAATAGGTGGAGgacgtggtggtggtggtggtggcttTGGCAGAGGTGGAAGAGGACGCAGTGGGGGTGGAGGAGGTGGGGGTTTTCGAGGAAGTGGTGGTGGAGGACGTAGTGGCTTCGGGGGAGGAGGAGGTGGTGGTGGAGGACGTAGTGGCGGTGGAGGTGGTGGTGGTTTTAGAAGaaatggtggtggtggtggtggtggtggtcgCGGCGGTGGTTCGCGTTGGTAG